The DNA sequence AAACTTTGGATTGTAAATAATCGGACTCATTTATTCATTAAAATGAGTCCGACTTTTTTTATACGGACTTTTTTTAAGATTCTCTACAGCATATTTGCATCAGATTATGAATGTCAAACTAAAATTTAGAAGCTATGAAATATTTAATCCCTATTTTATTTTTTGCCTTACTTGGGTGTAAAAGTGTCCGCCCAATCCATACGCAAAATGTTGAAAATGCAATTACAAAAAATGCTCTTCAGCTATTAGAGGACAAAAGATTTCATTCTGTTTCCGTTGCCGTGCTAAAAGATAAAGAATCTACCATAAAACATTTTGGAGAATTAACTATTGGAAAAGGAAACAAACCCAACGATTCAACACTTTATGAATTAGCTTCTGTAACCAAAACTTTTACAGGTTATATAGCCGCTAAAGCTGTGCTTGATAAAAAAATAAATCTAGAGGATGATATCAGAATCTATCTTGACGAACCTTATCCCAATTTGGAATTTAAAGATGAACCTATAAGAATCAAACACCTCATCACCCATACCAGTGGATTCCCTAATTTCCCTATAAAAAGTGAAAACAAAAAGGCTTTTCTTGAAGGATTAAAACTCATCAACATTGAAATGAAGCCCGGAGAAACCTATTCCTATTCAAACACCGCCCCGGAGCTGACCGCATATATACTTGAAAAAGTGTATCAAAAATCTTTTGAGGAATTGGTAGTTGAATTTATTCTGAAACCCAATACAATGAACCAAACTAAGTTTACACTCACTGAAAATGAAAGAACAAGACTGGTAAAAGGCTATAACGATAAAAACGAGCTAATGCCCAACTTCAACAGAACTTTATGGGGTGGAATTTCAGGATTGCACTCTACAACTACGGATTTGGTAAAATATATGAAACTGCAGCTTGACCCATCAAATCCTATTGTCAACGAATCTCATAAAAAATTATATAAAGAAGGTTCTGATTTTTGGGAAGGTTACCATTGGTACATCATAGAAAATGATCATCAATTAATTTACAGACATCACGGAGGGATATATGGAATGCAGAATTGGTTTTTGATCTATCCTAAAGAAAATATAGGGATATCCATACTGACAAACGCCAGCTTTAATGAAACAGGAGAAATTTTAGAAAAAGTAGTTGATAACTTGTATAATGACATCCATGTAAACTAAAAATAAACAGCACATAACAGCAGGATCACAAAAAAATATCGCCACTTTAAACAAGTAGCGATATTTTTTCAATTTCTATCCTGAAATATCTATTCTATTTTTCTTACCAGATAAACTTACAGTTCTGTTCCTGTTCTGCAATCACTCTTCGTGAATTTGTCACATACAATCTAAGGAAACAGCCCGGGCTGATATTATAGATTCTTTTGCCATATACATCAACGCCCATCGTACCCCCACCATTGTCAAAGTTATAAATAACGATCTGCTGTTTCGGGTAGATTTCTTTGAAATTCACCACCATTTTAGCCTGTTCTCCAATAATATGGATAAGCCTGTTTCTATCATCTATGCTAAGATTGCTGGAAGAGAATTCATATTCATGCGGATCTAATCTAACGGCATAATCCTTAGGATCAGACTGATCATTAACAATTTCATCTTTGAGACTCGCTGTTCTGCCATTAGGAATAAACATTGTATCCGGGTTTTCATCTTCAGATTTAAAGTTTTCACTGGCTTTTACAGACCCTTCAACCGTTAACTTATCACCTCCATTTGCCTCTCTTCCCATTCCGAAGTGACTCAACTCCGTGTGAAAATTTAAACCTCCAAACCCATTATACTCAGAACCATAAGAGTAATATTCTTTTCGTTTCGTTGCTAACAATCTTTTCTGATGAATATCTACAATACCTGACTCGGCACTATTGAGATAATTATCTGAAATAGCTAAACCTGATCCGGTATTTACTGTAAAGTCCGAGTTGAGCTGTAACCCATACTGAGCCATATAATTCCATTGCTGAATATTCCCTGTGCTAAAATCCTGAGTAGTCCAGATTTGTGCCCAATCAGACCAGCTGCCTCCACTCATAGTCCTTTGGTAGGTTATATTACTTGTATTACTCGACCCAAATGAAGTTGCAGTCTGCTTTATCCAGGTACCATCGTGGGTTTCAATGACCACATACCACCAGCCGTTATTATTTAAAGGTGCATTGGTTAATCCCACTCCCCTGTAAAAGCCTGTTTTAAGGTAATTATTCAGATTTGTACCTGAAATGATAACGGATGTACCATTCGGGGTACTTAAAAAGTTTGTTTGTACATAAGACTGTGTTGCCAAGGCTACATATGATCCTGAGCTATGATACATATATGGAAATGCATTTCCATCTGAAGTAGGTATATTTCCGG is a window from the Chryseobacterium indologenes genome containing:
- a CDS encoding serine hydrolase domain-containing protein; amino-acid sequence: MKYLIPILFFALLGCKSVRPIHTQNVENAITKNALQLLEDKRFHSVSVAVLKDKESTIKHFGELTIGKGNKPNDSTLYELASVTKTFTGYIAAKAVLDKKINLEDDIRIYLDEPYPNLEFKDEPIRIKHLITHTSGFPNFPIKSENKKAFLEGLKLINIEMKPGETYSYSNTAPELTAYILEKVYQKSFEELVVEFILKPNTMNQTKFTLTENERTRLVKGYNDKNELMPNFNRTLWGGISGLHSTTTDLVKYMKLQLDPSNPIVNESHKKLYKEGSDFWEGYHWYIIENDHQLIYRHHGGIYGMQNWFLIYPKENIGISILTNASFNETGEILEKVVDNLYNDIHVN